A single window of Clostridia bacterium DNA harbors:
- a CDS encoding branched-chain amino acid ABC transporter permease translates to MLSIMIQNAVSGIAIGLLYGLIGLGVVLFFQTTNLMNFAHISSAMLGAYLCYTFYVMLKLPFPAAMVLAILAVALYGLALKHFVYAPLARRDGGRLEFIIATLMLSVFLLNAVIVIWGGTPLPFPPVFGDPSNPLFIGDVAIQRHSLWVLGYVTVFVVALQLFFTKTMTGKSLRAVAQNPAAAKLMGINVDRMLTLSFMLSTGVTALAGILLAPSYFVSLDLGGGIIGIKGFAAAVIGRMKKPYVALIGGVMIGLAENFVVLFASSTYRDVITFLFLILFLVARKQSES, encoded by the coding sequence ATGCTTAGCATTATGATCCAAAACGCCGTCAGCGGCATCGCCATAGGCTTGCTTTACGGTTTGATCGGTCTTGGCGTTGTGCTGTTTTTCCAAACGACGAACCTCATGAACTTTGCCCACATATCGTCCGCCATGTTGGGCGCATATCTGTGCTACACATTCTACGTGATGCTTAAGCTGCCATTCCCGGCAGCAATGGTCTTGGCGATTCTTGCCGTGGCACTGTATGGTCTGGCTCTCAAACACTTCGTATACGCGCCGCTTGCCCGCCGCGATGGCGGACGGCTGGAGTTTATAATTGCCACTTTGATGCTATCAGTGTTTCTGTTGAACGCTGTCATCGTCATCTGGGGAGGAACGCCTTTGCCGTTCCCGCCGGTGTTCGGGGATCCAAGCAACCCTTTGTTCATCGGCGATGTGGCTATCCAGAGACACTCTCTGTGGGTTCTGGGCTACGTGACGGTGTTTGTAGTAGCTTTGCAGCTGTTCTTCACCAAGACCATGACTGGCAAATCTCTCCGGGCTGTGGCGCAGAACCCGGCCGCGGCGAAACTGATGGGGATCAACGTGGATAGAATGCTTACGCTTTCGTTCATGTTGAGCACCGGGGTGACTGCGCTAGCAGGCATACTCCTTGCTCCTTCCTATTTCGTGTCGCTCGATCTCGGCGGAGGCATCATCGGCATCAAGGGGTTTGCTGCCGCAGTGATAGGGCGCATGAAGAAGCCGTATGTGGCGCTAATCGGCGGGGTGATGATAGGGCTTGCAGAGAACTTCGTGGTGCTTTTCGCGTCATCAACCTACCGCGACGTCATCACATTCCTGTTCCTGATTTTGTTCCTTGTCGCTCGCAAACAGTCGGAATCCTAA
- the ilvD gene encoding dihydroxy-acid dehydratase yields MELRSRGITSEPPQRALLKGCGLSDNDMRLPLIGIANSYSQLSPGHIHLREVSDYVCRGVRYAGGTPLEFNTIALCDGLSGAFVQHKEAQRYTLPHRDLIADSVEMAIEANQLDAMVCIGTCDKIVPGMLMACARLNIPAVFVFGGSMTPGRYKGKIVCGGATEMIEATGAYKAGTLSEEDMNAMVENACPTPGACGAMVTGNSMGVFAEALGMGIPGSGSAPAMDFRQLRMAEQAGRAVVDLVHRGITARNIITKPAIENAIRVLCATGGSTNCVLHIIAIAREAGLEVDFSLIDRLSRATPHLAPLVPSGKYSVPEFFEAGGVPGVMKRLETRLNLDCMTVTGHTVAENLKSARILDEDVIRPLDNPYKPEGGIAVLVGNLAPEGAVVKQSAVMPEMQQHTGPARVFDSEEAAVDAIYADQVKPGDVVVIRYEGPKGGPGMREMTTAIGAIWGKGLQGSVSLVTDGRFSGAIRGPAIGYISPEAAEGGPLAVVRDGDQIELDIPGRRIVLHVPDEEIAKRLSTWTRPPFKISHGCLRVFERYAGSASRGALVELRDRTE; encoded by the coding sequence ATGGAACTACGGAGCCGAGGCATAACCTCAGAGCCGCCGCAGAGAGCGCTCTTGAAGGGATGCGGGCTTTCCGACAACGACATGCGGCTGCCGCTTATCGGCATTGCCAACTCCTATAGCCAGCTCTCACCTGGCCACATTCACCTCCGCGAGGTCTCGGACTATGTCTGCAGGGGCGTGAGGTATGCAGGTGGGACCCCGCTGGAATTCAACACCATTGCCCTGTGCGACGGCCTTTCGGGGGCCTTCGTCCAGCATAAAGAGGCACAGCGTTACACCTTGCCTCATCGTGACCTCATCGCCGATTCCGTGGAGATGGCGATAGAGGCGAATCAGCTCGATGCCATGGTGTGCATCGGAACATGCGACAAGATAGTCCCTGGGATGCTCATGGCATGCGCGAGGCTCAATATCCCTGCCGTGTTTGTCTTCGGAGGATCGATGACGCCTGGCAGGTACAAGGGCAAGATCGTCTGCGGCGGCGCAACTGAGATGATCGAGGCGACTGGAGCATACAAGGCCGGAACTCTCAGCGAAGAAGATATGAATGCGATGGTTGAGAACGCCTGCCCAACGCCTGGCGCGTGCGGGGCTATGGTAACAGGCAACAGCATGGGCGTTTTCGCTGAGGCTCTTGGAATGGGGATCCCTGGCTCGGGAAGTGCACCAGCCATGGACTTTCGGCAGCTTCGCATGGCGGAGCAGGCCGGACGGGCCGTTGTGGATCTTGTGCATAGAGGGATCACTGCGCGCAACATTATCACTAAACCTGCGATAGAGAACGCTATCAGGGTGCTTTGCGCCACCGGCGGTTCCACCAACTGCGTGCTGCACATAATCGCCATCGCGCGCGAGGCCGGCCTTGAGGTTGACTTCAGCCTCATCGACCGTTTGAGCCGGGCAACGCCGCATCTGGCGCCGCTGGTTCCATCGGGCAAGTACAGCGTTCCCGAGTTCTTCGAGGCAGGCGGGGTTCCCGGCGTTATGAAACGGCTCGAAACCAGGCTGAACCTGGACTGCATGACAGTCACCGGACACACAGTGGCCGAGAATCTGAAGTCGGCGCGCATTCTGGATGAAGATGTCATTCGCCCTCTCGACAACCCCTACAAGCCTGAAGGGGGAATCGCCGTTCTTGTTGGCAATCTGGCGCCAGAGGGCGCGGTTGTCAAGCAGTCGGCAGTCATGCCTGAGATGCAGCAGCACACCGGCCCAGCGCGGGTGTTTGACTCCGAGGAAGCTGCGGTCGACGCCATATACGCCGACCAGGTCAAGCCGGGTGATGTGGTCGTCATCAGATACGAGGGACCAAAGGGCGGACCTGGCATGCGTGAGATGACGACGGCGATAGGAGCTATATGGGGCAAGGGCCTCCAGGGCTCGGTATCGCTCGTTACCGATGGGCGCTTCTCCGGGGCCATACGTGGGCCGGCGATCGGGTACATCTCCCCAGAAGCAGCCGAGGGAGGACCCCTCGCAGTTGTGCGGGATGGGGATCAGATAGAGCTGGACATACCAGGCCGCAGGATCGTCCTGCACGTGCCAGACGAGGAGATAGCCAAGAGGCTCTCAACTTGGACGCGGCCCCCGTTCAAGATATCCCATGGATGCCTCCGTGTGTTCGAGAGATACGCAGGCTCGGCGAGCCGTGGGGCACTTGTTGAACTGCGCGACAGAACAGAATGA
- a CDS encoding branched-chain amino acid ABC transporter permease, which produces MNKKRTIVIMAIVAAFLAVPIFDRNQYHVYILDRALLNCMIASGLVALTGFAGQMSLGHAAFYGIGAYASAILTTRVGLPVWLGIILAAGLCLLVGMLLSIPSFRVSGFYLSLVTISFGNIVWALIVNWQSLTGGPLGFAGIPPVRFGGQPISKVGFFYLAAAILASIFLVSYRLANSFIGRGLRAMSDDEMAAETAGIDTKRLKLLVFSLSAAYAGIAGGLYAHLSTFLSPESFVQGESANFVAMSVVGGLRHILGGVIGGLTVTVIPEFLRVKGWEVYYLMGSSLAILVLVILLPSGLAPTIERGMSRLFGTSQDGQRK; this is translated from the coding sequence ATGAACAAGAAGAGAACTATCGTCATAATGGCTATAGTGGCTGCATTCCTTGCGGTTCCGATCTTCGACAGGAATCAGTACCATGTGTACATTCTCGACCGTGCGCTGCTCAACTGCATGATTGCGAGCGGACTTGTCGCCCTCACCGGGTTTGCGGGCCAGATGTCCCTGGGCCACGCGGCATTCTACGGTATTGGAGCGTACGCGTCGGCGATTCTCACCACCCGTGTTGGGCTTCCGGTATGGCTTGGCATCATCTTGGCGGCAGGCTTGTGCTTGCTCGTTGGGATGCTCCTGAGCATTCCGTCTTTCCGGGTGTCCGGATTCTACCTGTCACTCGTCACGATTTCCTTCGGCAACATCGTATGGGCGCTCATCGTGAACTGGCAGTCTCTCACCGGAGGGCCGCTGGGGTTCGCCGGCATACCACCGGTCAGGTTTGGTGGGCAGCCCATTAGCAAGGTCGGGTTCTTCTATCTCGCCGCGGCGATTCTGGCCTCCATATTCCTTGTGAGCTATCGGCTTGCGAACTCCTTCATTGGGCGGGGGCTTAGGGCCATGAGCGATGATGAGATGGCTGCAGAGACTGCAGGCATCGACACCAAGCGGCTAAAACTGCTCGTGTTCTCGCTCTCCGCAGCTTACGCCGGAATTGCCGGAGGCCTCTATGCGCACCTTTCGACCTTCCTTAGCCCCGAGAGCTTCGTGCAAGGCGAGTCGGCGAATTTCGTTGCAATGTCTGTGGTGGGCGGGCTTCGGCACATCCTCGGAGGAGTGATCGGCGGCCTCACGGTCACGGTTATCCCTGAGTTCCTGCGCGTTAAGGGCTGGGAGGTCTACTACCTGATGGGATCCAGCCTGGCCATACTGGTCCTCGTTATACTGCTTCCATCAGGGCTCGCCCCCACCATCGAAAGGGGCATGAGCCGCTTGTTCGGCACTTCGCAGGACGGCCAGAGAAAGTAG
- a CDS encoding ABC transporter ATP-binding protein: protein MLEVRHLSVSYNGIPALRDVSLDVHEKETVSVLGPNGAGKTTLLRALSGLVPCSQGSEIMFLGEPLVGLAPDAIVPRGVIQVPEGRQIFPELSVLENIEIGTVRRKDRSAANGDIADMFEIFPELKGREKQYGGTLSGGEQQMLAIARAMVAKPKLLMIDEPSMGLAPVVVQRIFRLIKNEIRQRGITVLLVEQNTSLSFAVSDRAYIVTQGEVVMNGTVAELSNDPRVKETYFRGRGGK from the coding sequence ATGCTGGAAGTACGCCATCTGAGTGTTTCATATAACGGGATCCCTGCGCTTCGCGATGTCTCTCTCGATGTGCATGAGAAGGAGACTGTCTCGGTGTTGGGCCCAAACGGAGCAGGCAAGACCACGCTGCTCCGGGCGCTCTCGGGTTTGGTTCCGTGCAGCCAAGGAAGCGAGATCATGTTCCTCGGCGAGCCTCTGGTCGGGCTAGCGCCGGATGCGATCGTGCCGCGGGGAGTGATCCAGGTTCCTGAGGGGCGGCAGATCTTCCCTGAGCTCAGCGTGCTTGAGAATATCGAGATCGGCACTGTTAGGCGGAAGGATCGGAGCGCTGCAAACGGCGATATCGCTGATATGTTCGAGATCTTCCCTGAGCTCAAAGGGAGAGAGAAGCAGTACGGCGGAACTCTCTCAGGAGGGGAGCAGCAGATGCTGGCCATCGCCAGGGCGATGGTGGCAAAGCCCAAGCTATTGATGATCGATGAGCCTTCAATGGGTCTTGCGCCTGTCGTAGTGCAGCGCATATTCCGTCTGATAAAGAACGAGATCCGCCAGCGCGGAATCACGGTGCTCCTAGTGGAGCAGAATACGTCCCTGTCGTTCGCTGTGAGTGACCGAGCTTACATCGTCACCCAAGGCGAGGTGGTCATGAACGGGACTGTTGCAGAACTTTCCAATGACCCGCGGGTGAAGGAGACATATTTCCGCGGCCGCGGGGGCAAGTAG
- a CDS encoding ABC transporter ATP-binding protein → MSILSLKNVTKRFGGLVAVNDLSFDIPEGKVTGLIGPNGSGKSTTINLISGVLTLSAGQIEYCGKKISGLAPHQIAAMGVARTYQQIRLFEKMTVLENVQVARNIAYGSNLADVLVSTRRLKGEDSTQTQKAMELLELVGLADKAREIPKNLPYGFRRFLEIARALALEPKLLLLDEPAAGMNRDEFMAVTDLIIRLRQLGLSVLLVEHTMEFVETVVDQVVVLNFGQKLAEGAFHDIEKDPQVIEAYLGKEEL, encoded by the coding sequence ATGAGTATACTCTCGCTGAAAAACGTTACAAAGCGCTTCGGAGGGCTAGTGGCCGTCAACGATCTGTCGTTCGATATTCCCGAGGGGAAGGTCACTGGCCTCATAGGTCCGAACGGCTCGGGCAAGAGCACGACGATCAACCTGATTTCGGGCGTGCTCACTCTCAGCGCAGGGCAGATTGAGTACTGCGGGAAGAAGATATCCGGGCTTGCGCCTCATCAGATCGCGGCGATGGGTGTGGCCCGCACCTACCAGCAGATCCGCCTTTTTGAGAAGATGACAGTGCTTGAGAATGTGCAGGTTGCGAGGAACATCGCCTACGGGTCTAACCTCGCTGATGTCCTTGTGAGCACGCGGAGGCTCAAAGGGGAGGACAGCACCCAGACGCAGAAGGCCATGGAACTTCTTGAGCTGGTTGGGTTGGCCGACAAGGCGAGGGAGATCCCCAAGAACCTCCCATACGGCTTCCGCCGCTTCCTCGAGATCGCACGGGCATTGGCACTGGAACCGAAGCTTCTCCTGCTCGACGAGCCTGCCGCTGGGATGAACCGGGATGAGTTCATGGCAGTAACGGACCTCATCATACGGCTGCGCCAGCTAGGACTCAGTGTTCTCTTGGTGGAGCACACCATGGAGTTCGTGGAGACCGTAGTGGACCAAGTGGTTGTCCTCAACTTCGGGCAGAAGCTGGCTGAGGGCGCCTTCCACGATATCGAGAAGGACCCCCAGGTTATCGAGGCGTATCTCGGCAAGGAGGAACTGTAA
- a CDS encoding ABC transporter substrate-binding protein, with translation MLRKNMLFCVLAMALISSTIVSAAAPVYKIALVAPFTGSGSILGEYIKNSFAMAVDEVNAKGGVKGRKIEYVIYDDAASPATAINVVTKAILNDKVDAVFGPNMSSCVLAVNQIAKDNKIPMMVGATSPSFGYDKIGNEWLFRLRADDEVKVVNLVKYAVENMKVKKPAIIHGSTDYCVVAKNVAIREFEKYGIKTVAIEQIKEGEKDATGQLLKVKRGNPDVLVGLTHEPEAAVVVRQFRQLGMKDCDVIGFSAWGVPAFTDLAGTAAEGVVAVQGFTPEYKDAKVQEFVAKYQARYNSLPSDPAQAYYDGLHLLKSVIEKVGFERVDIQKGLTEVRGFQGVQGPLTCDAKHNFTNFSLISQFKGGRWDIITAIH, from the coding sequence ATGCTTAGAAAGAATATGCTCTTCTGCGTATTGGCGATGGCGCTGATCTCCTCCACGATCGTTTCTGCGGCTGCTCCTGTGTACAAGATCGCTCTGGTGGCTCCGTTCACAGGGTCGGGCTCAATACTTGGCGAGTACATTAAGAACTCCTTCGCCATGGCTGTTGACGAGGTCAATGCCAAGGGTGGAGTGAAGGGCCGCAAGATCGAGTACGTGATCTACGATGACGCTGCATCGCCGGCAACTGCGATCAACGTAGTGACCAAGGCCATCCTAAACGACAAGGTCGATGCCGTATTTGGCCCCAACATGTCAAGCTGTGTGTTGGCTGTTAACCAGATCGCAAAGGACAACAAGATTCCGATGATGGTTGGAGCGACTTCACCATCGTTCGGGTACGACAAGATCGGAAACGAGTGGCTCTTCCGCCTTCGCGCGGATGACGAGGTCAAGGTGGTTAACCTCGTTAAGTACGCTGTGGAGAACATGAAGGTTAAGAAGCCAGCCATCATCCATGGATCTACGGACTACTGCGTAGTGGCTAAGAACGTGGCCATACGCGAGTTCGAGAAGTATGGAATCAAGACAGTCGCTATCGAGCAGATTAAAGAAGGCGAAAAGGACGCCACTGGCCAGTTGCTCAAGGTCAAGAGGGGCAACCCCGACGTGCTTGTTGGGCTTACGCATGAGCCTGAGGCTGCAGTCGTCGTAAGGCAGTTCCGTCAGCTCGGAATGAAGGACTGCGACGTCATAGGGTTCTCCGCTTGGGGCGTTCCCGCATTTACTGACCTAGCCGGAACTGCCGCCGAGGGCGTAGTTGCAGTGCAGGGATTTACGCCTGAGTACAAAGACGCCAAGGTTCAGGAGTTCGTGGCCAAGTACCAGGCACGGTACAACTCGCTTCCAAGCGATCCGGCGCAGGCATACTACGACGGTCTGCACCTGCTGAAGAGCGTCATCGAGAAGGTCGGTTTCGAGCGCGTCGACATCCAGAAGGGCCTCACTGAAGTGAGGGGTTTCCAGGGTGTTCAGGGTCCACTGACCTGCGACGCCAAGCATAACTTCACCAACTTCTCGCTCATCTCCCAGTTCAAGGGCGGACGCTGGGATATCATCACCGCGATTCACTAG